From a region of the Daphnia magna isolate NIES linkage group LG1, ASM2063170v1.1, whole genome shotgun sequence genome:
- the LOC116932321 gene encoding NADH dehydrogenase [ubiquinone] 1 beta subcomplex subunit 7, with protein sequence MGSVSAKALEVESDYKHDPLEGFPNGRKPREIKTTLEEMESAKIPLDKRDYCVDYLMKFLECRNEKYPWVYKCHHEKHEYLHCQYEDYLIRMKDYERNRRLDERAAKSGQH encoded by the exons ATGGGATCAGTATCTGCAAAGGCTTTGGAAGTAGAAAGTGATTATAAACATGATCCTCTGGAAGGATTCCCCAATGGTCGTAAACCCCGAG aaattaaaactactttggaagaaatggaatcaGCAAAAATCCCATTGGATAAAAGAGATTACTGTGTTGACTACCTTATGAAGTTTTTGGAATGTAGAAACGAGAAATATCCGTGGGTTTACAAGTGCCATCATGAAAAGCATGAATATCTTCACTGCCAATATGAGGA ctaTTTAATTCGAATGAAAGATTATGAAAGAAATCGTCGCTTGGATGAAAGAGCTGCTAAAAGTGGGCAGCATTAA
- the LOC116932210 gene encoding probable glutamate--tRNA ligase, mitochondrial, translated as MFSKFSRRFFHLSCRTRNVRVRFAPSPTGYIHLGGLRTALYNFLFAKANNGQFILRIEDTDQKRLVPGAANQLEMDLDWMGLSPDESPMKNGTFGPYTQSERLCLYNQFVVELIKSGHAYHCFCSERRLEFVKKEAIREGAIPRYDNRCRQLSSSQVEEKKQHGMTSCIRFKLSSLEEPLQDLVYGDVDRNAVLHEGDPVIMKQDGYPTYHLANVIDDHLMGITHVLRGTEWLVSTAKHVLLYKAFGWHPPRFAHLPLITNADGTKLSKRQDDIRLDYFRSQGFYPEAIIGLLCLVGGGFSSSIDIQQNLHSLPELAKSFNLGCVTTHSGRLDMTRLDNFNRLALQNRISQPEKMDEMRKQLSHLVYENIPHSSIDKEMLQDASLLKVLHWASSEGRIHLLRQLTDPHMGFLWSSQRNPIISKIDPSTARNVIVRVVEILNQYDRIEKKEVSAMLRQIALEHNLKVNEVMKLMRSSLTGLKEGPPVSEIIEILGPKICSCRLVSSLNLIV; from the exons ATGTTCAGTAAGTTTTCTCGGCGATTTTTCCACCTTTCTTGTCGTACAAGAAATGTAAGAGTTCGATTTGCTCCCAGCCCTACTG GTTACATTCATTTAGGAGGTCTCAGGACAGCGctgtataattttttattcgcGAAAGCCAATAATGGACAATTTATTTTGCGGATTGAGGACACAGACCAGAAACGCTTAGTACCAGGAGCAGCAAATCAGTTAGAGATGGATCTAGACTGGATGGGTCTATCACCTGATGAAAGTCCTA TGAAAAATGGAACTTTCGGACCTTACACACAATCTGAAAGATTATGTTTGTACAATCAATTTGTTGTAGAATTAATTAAGAGTGGGCATGCATATCACTGCTTTTGTTCTGAGAGAAGATTAGAATTTGTCAAGAAAGAGGCCATAAGAGAAGGTGCCATTCCTCGGTATGATAATCGATGTCGTCAGCTGTCCAGTTCTCaggttgaagaaaaaaaacaacatggGATGACATCATGCATAAGATTCAAG TTAAGTTCTTTAGAAGAACCTCTTCAAGACTTGGTATATGGGGACGTTGATCGAAATGCGGTCTTGCACGAAGGCGACCCGGTGATAATGAAACAAGATGGTTATCCAACTTATCATTTAGCTAACGTAATAGATGATCATCTGATGGGAATTACCCACGTATTGAGAGGAACCGAATGGCTCGTCTCTACTGCTAAACATGTCCTTTTATACAA AGCATTTGGATGGCATCCACCTCGGTTCGCTCATTTGCCGTTAATAACGAACGCAGATGGTACAAAGTTGTCCAAAAGACAAGATGACATCAGGCTGGACTACTTCAGATCTCAAGGGTTTTACCCGGAAGCCATCATTGGCTTGCTTTGCTTAGTCGGCGGAGGTTTTTCGTCGTCCATAGACATTCAACAAAATTTGCATTCGCTCCCTGAGCTGGCCAAATCG TTTAATCTAGGATGTGTCACAACACATTCAGGAAGACTTGACATGACTCGACTCGATAATTTTAATCGATTAGCTCTGCAAAATCGCATTAGCCAACCTGAAAAAATGGATGAAATGAGAAAACAACTGTCCCACTTGGTTTATGAGAATATTCCCCATTCGTCAATCGATAAGGAGATGCTACAAGATGCTAGTTTGTTAAAGGTTCTTCATTGGGCATCAAGTGAGGGTCGAATTCATCTATTGCGGCAGTTGACAGATCCGCATATGGGTTTTTTGTGGAGTTCCCAGCGAAATCCAATCATCTCAAAAATCGATCCGTCTACAGCAA GAAACGTCATTGTTCGAGTTGTTGAAATATTAAACCAATATGATCgtatagaaaaaaaggaagtgtCGGCTATGTTACGACAAATTGCTCTGGAACATAACTTGAAAGTAAATGAAGTTATGAAATTGATGCGGTCTTCCTTAACAGGACTCAAA GAAGGGCCACCAGTCAGCGAAATTATCGAAATTCTTGGCCCAAAGATTTGTTCTTGTCGTCTAGTTTCCAGCCTAAACTTAATAGTTTGA
- the LOC116932277 gene encoding cholesterol 7-desaturase nvd isoform X1 yields the protein MLFYLQEILLGDMDVFFVFKSEIVGLLVSSAAILLSVTACYFLLKPLNRIRDLCDVGYEEQLRLDNYGQTRRQLANEMRRRKKIGEIPPVYPNGWFVLCESDDLKNRQVRSVDALGEHFAVFRSAEGVAYVLDAYCPHLGAHLGVGSRVVGDCVECPFHGWQFRGADGQCTSIPYTSGKIPKSARVKSWPCDEVNGFIFVWYHAEQENPSWKVPRIPEIVTRKWIYGGRSEYKVNAHIQEIPENGSDVAHLDCLHGPSLLYGSDLNAAQGGKSDNGWAPFLQHHWKVKWEANSEEKHVAISSLHHELRLFGRLPFISVDVEAKQMGPGLVCLSFNTSFGRCLLFETVTPIEPMIQRVLHRLYAPVFMVGPIAKFFVWGEAVMFERDVAVWNSKTFTSKPMLVAEDRAINLYRRWFQQFYSENSPRFTFKENVSSSW from the exons ATG TTGTTTTATCTGCAGGAGATCTTACTTGGAGACATGGAtgtctttttcgttttcaaatcCGAAATAGTGGGACTTCTAGTTTCTTCAGCTGCAATACTGCTTAGTGTGACTGCCTGTTATTTCCTCTTAAAACCACTAAATCGAATCAGG GATTTATGTGATGTCGGTTACGAAGAACAATTGCGATTAGATAACTATGGGCAAACTCGACGTCAGTTAGCAAATGAAATGCGTCGACGGAAAAAAATTGGAGAGATCCCACCAGTGTACCCTAATGGGTGGTTTGTCCTGTGTGAGTCagatgatttaaaaaatcgtCAGGTCCGATCGGTTGACGCCCTTG GTGAACATTTCGCTGTTTTTCGCTCTGCTGAAGGTGTCGCTTACGTCTTGGATGCTTATTGCCCACATCTTGGTGCTCATTTAGGTGTAGGGAGTCGGGTTGTAGGTGACTGTGTTGAATGTCCTTTCCATGGATGGCAATTTCGGGGGGCAGATGGTCAATGCACCTCTATTCCTTATACATCGGGAAAAA TACCGAAATCTGCGCGAGTTAAATCATGGCCTTGCGACGAAGTAAACGGTTTCATATTTGTCTGGTATCATGCTGAACAAGAAAACCCAAGCTGGAAAGTCCCTCGTATACCAGAAATTGTTACTAGAAAATGGATTTATGGTGGACGGAGTGAATACAAAGTGAACGCCCATATCCAAGAGATCCCTGAGAACGGCTCTGATGTGGCCCATTTGGATTGTTTGCATGGTCCTTCTCTGTTATATGGATCTGACCTTAATGCAGCACAAGGCGGGAAGAGTGACAACGGCTGGGCACCTTTCCTTCAGCATCATTGGAAGGTGAAATGGGAAGCCAATTCCGAAGAAAAACATGTAGCTATTTCTAGCCTCCATCATGAACTACGCCTATTCGGCCGATTGCCATTCATTTCAGTTGATGTGGAAGCTAAACAAATGGGTCCCGGCTTAGTTTGTTTGTCTTTTAATACCTCATTTGGAAGATGTCTTCTCTTCGAGACGGTTACACCGATTGAACCAATGATTCAACGCGTTCTTCACCGTCTCTATGCGCCTGTCTTTATGGTAGGACCTATAGCCAAATTTTTTGTATGGGGCGAGGCTGTCATG TTCGAACGTGATGTTGCTGTCTGGAATAGCAAAACTTTCACAAGTAAACCTATGCTTGTGGCAGAAGATCGCGCAATCAATCTCTACCGACGCTGGT
- the LOC116932277 gene encoding cholesterol 7-desaturase nvd isoform X2, whose protein sequence is MEILLGDMDVFFVFKSEIVGLLVSSAAILLSVTACYFLLKPLNRIRDLCDVGYEEQLRLDNYGQTRRQLANEMRRRKKIGEIPPVYPNGWFVLCESDDLKNRQVRSVDALGEHFAVFRSAEGVAYVLDAYCPHLGAHLGVGSRVVGDCVECPFHGWQFRGADGQCTSIPYTSGKIPKSARVKSWPCDEVNGFIFVWYHAEQENPSWKVPRIPEIVTRKWIYGGRSEYKVNAHIQEIPENGSDVAHLDCLHGPSLLYGSDLNAAQGGKSDNGWAPFLQHHWKVKWEANSEEKHVAISSLHHELRLFGRLPFISVDVEAKQMGPGLVCLSFNTSFGRCLLFETVTPIEPMIQRVLHRLYAPVFMVGPIAKFFVWGEAVMFERDVAVWNSKTFTSKPMLVAEDRAINLYRRWFQQFYSENSPRFTFKENVSSSW, encoded by the exons ATG GAGATCTTACTTGGAGACATGGAtgtctttttcgttttcaaatcCGAAATAGTGGGACTTCTAGTTTCTTCAGCTGCAATACTGCTTAGTGTGACTGCCTGTTATTTCCTCTTAAAACCACTAAATCGAATCAGG GATTTATGTGATGTCGGTTACGAAGAACAATTGCGATTAGATAACTATGGGCAAACTCGACGTCAGTTAGCAAATGAAATGCGTCGACGGAAAAAAATTGGAGAGATCCCACCAGTGTACCCTAATGGGTGGTTTGTCCTGTGTGAGTCagatgatttaaaaaatcgtCAGGTCCGATCGGTTGACGCCCTTG GTGAACATTTCGCTGTTTTTCGCTCTGCTGAAGGTGTCGCTTACGTCTTGGATGCTTATTGCCCACATCTTGGTGCTCATTTAGGTGTAGGGAGTCGGGTTGTAGGTGACTGTGTTGAATGTCCTTTCCATGGATGGCAATTTCGGGGGGCAGATGGTCAATGCACCTCTATTCCTTATACATCGGGAAAAA TACCGAAATCTGCGCGAGTTAAATCATGGCCTTGCGACGAAGTAAACGGTTTCATATTTGTCTGGTATCATGCTGAACAAGAAAACCCAAGCTGGAAAGTCCCTCGTATACCAGAAATTGTTACTAGAAAATGGATTTATGGTGGACGGAGTGAATACAAAGTGAACGCCCATATCCAAGAGATCCCTGAGAACGGCTCTGATGTGGCCCATTTGGATTGTTTGCATGGTCCTTCTCTGTTATATGGATCTGACCTTAATGCAGCACAAGGCGGGAAGAGTGACAACGGCTGGGCACCTTTCCTTCAGCATCATTGGAAGGTGAAATGGGAAGCCAATTCCGAAGAAAAACATGTAGCTATTTCTAGCCTCCATCATGAACTACGCCTATTCGGCCGATTGCCATTCATTTCAGTTGATGTGGAAGCTAAACAAATGGGTCCCGGCTTAGTTTGTTTGTCTTTTAATACCTCATTTGGAAGATGTCTTCTCTTCGAGACGGTTACACCGATTGAACCAATGATTCAACGCGTTCTTCACCGTCTCTATGCGCCTGTCTTTATGGTAGGACCTATAGCCAAATTTTTTGTATGGGGCGAGGCTGTCATG TTCGAACGTGATGTTGCTGTCTGGAATAGCAAAACTTTCACAAGTAAACCTATGCTTGTGGCAGAAGATCGCGCAATCAATCTCTACCGACGCTGGT
- the LOC116932201 gene encoding LOW QUALITY PROTEIN: indole-3-acetaldehyde oxidase (The sequence of the model RefSeq protein was modified relative to this genomic sequence to represent the inferred CDS: inserted 2 bases in 1 codon; deleted 3 bases in 3 codons), whose protein sequence is MKDIPASIDFVINGKKYSVNRDVDADTKLVDFLRRNAVLTGTKWMCREGGCGACVVTLSKGDPLTGIIQHRAVNSCLLPLMSCHGGEITTVEGIGNKKDGYHPVQSQLADMNGSQCGYCSPGMVMSMYSLLQKKNGADVTMKDIESSLDGNICRCTGYRPIMDAFKTFAKDAPPELKSRCVDLEDLGNKLCPKTGAACAGNCVTSNGLXNTEVFQMGNWYRPESLEQLTKLLKSFGERIKYRLVAGNTGTGVYKTDGPYDVYVDINNIGDLHKISKNTPLIVGGGVNLTDLQGIFSSVGSTNTDYWYGQILAEHIEKLGSVPLRKCMAGSIAGNLMLKHAHREFPSDLFVVLETVGAKVTIMGSDGEILQFGLPQFLETDMKGRVILSVELPPLSKDHIIKTFKIMPRSCNAHAYINAGFCAKILRQDSIRIVGKPTIIFGGIRSSLIHASETENFLSDKCLDDEKIFQGALNVLEQELCPEEHLLNPDSDYLKCVAQGLFYKFALTVIGEKSSSFLKSGAHNLVRDIMVGKQDYDTDSKEWPVNQPTIKIEARAQCSGEAKYIDDMSLRADELHGAFVLSTMANCSIDKIDASEALKMEGVVAFLDAKTIKTGNLFVFAHGAFDSETDEEVFSSGKVLYSGQSLGLIVAHTQSQAAQAAKLVRVSYKDCQIPVLKIKDAMKHPERTMIHAAGPPNVFDVGDVKDGFSQSETVVEGEFEIGTQYHFYMETLVAACVPVEDGMDVFCATQDQDAVQNAVARCLSLNKAQVNVETRRLGGSYGGKISRSTLVAVACAIAASELSKPVRISLDLDSNMALVGGRLPYYCQYKAGTDKNGLLQAVDLTIVSDCGGNFNEGTAFFAASFAKNCYAAKSWKFTPLLVQTDTPSNTYCRAPGTTQGIAIIENLIEHLAKIRKEDPLEFRLKNLNISGNDEANSMRKIIDELRRSSNFDKRLVEIKEFNLNNRWKKRGINLLPMVYPVESFPFRYNVLVAIHHDGGSVSVSHGGIECGQGINTKVAQVVARELGIDLSLVSIKPTNTLTNTNGSVTGGSVTSEMNCYAAMKACQELMNRMLPIKEKSPDASWTALVENCFNSNVDLTARHYYTSDDKVKGYIIHGATVSEVEIDVLTGEKLLRRVDILEDAGQSISPLIDIGQIEGAFMMGVGLWTSEKITYDPVTGQKLSRGTWNYKPPLNTDVPVDFRVTMMKNAAHPFGILRSKATGEPPLCMSVSVLFALRNAVDAARSDAGNSDWYQMDGPATIDKLHKMMLTNPAQYLFQ, encoded by the exons ATGAAAGATATTCCAGCAAGTATTGATTTCGTAATCAACGGGAAAAAATATTCAG TCAATCGGGATGTAGACGCCGATACAAAATTAGTCGATTTCCTTCGCAGAAACGCTGTGTTGACT GGAACCAAATGGATGTGCAG GGAAGGAGGTTGTGGGGCGTGCGTAGTGACGCTTTCAAAGGGCGATCCACTAACAGGAATCATTCAACATCGTGCTGTTAATTCA TGCTTGTTGCCGTTGATGTCCTGTCATGGCGGGGAGATAACTACAGTTGAGGGAataggaaacaaaaaagacggATATCATCCGGTTcaa tCCCAATTGGCGGACATGAATGGAAGTCAATGTGGTTATTGCTCTCCTGGTATGGTGATGTCTATGTATAG CTTGTTGCAAAAGAAGAATGGGGCTGATGTGACTATGAAAGATATCGAATCCTCCTTGGACGGAAATATCTGCCGTTGCACCGGTTACCGCCCCATTATGGATGCATTCAAGACCTTCGCCAAGGATGCGCCTCCAGAACTAAAATCACGTTGCGTTGATTtggaa GATTTGGGCAATAAACTTTGCCCGAAAACTGGTGCAGCA TGTGCAGGAAATTGCGTAACCAGTAATGGTCT TAACACGGAAGTATTTCAAATGGGAAATTGGTACCGACCGGAATCGCTAGAGCAACTGACAAAGCTTTTGAAATCTTTCGGAGAACGCATTAAATACCGTCTTGTTGCTGGAAACACAGGAACTG GTGTTTACAAAACTGATGGACCTTACGACGTGTACGTCGACATAAACAATATTGGAGATTTGCACAAAATCTCCAAAAATACCCCACTCATTGTTGGTGGCGGAGTAAATCTGACAGATCTTCAAGGGATTTTTTCGTCTGTCGGATCTACAAATACCGACTACTGGTATGGACAAATTCTTGCGGAACATATA GAAAAATTGGGAAGCGTTCCACTACGGAAATGTATG GCAGGAAGTATTGCAGGAAACTTAATGTTGAAACACGCTCACCGTGAATTTCCCTCTGACTTATTTGTCGTTCTGGAAACTGTAGGAGCAAAGGTTACCATCA TGGGAAGTGATGGAGAGATTTTACAGTTTGGTTTGCCTCAATTCCTTGAAACAGATATGAAGGGTCGTGTTATTCTTAGCGTTGAACTTCCTCCGTTGTCGAAGGATCATATTAtcaaaacgtttaaaataatGCCTCGTTCATGCAACGCTCATGCTTACATCAACGCTGGCTTTTGCGCTAAGATTTTACGTCAAGATTCCATCCGCATTGTAGGGAAACCTACGATTATCTTTGGAGGAATTCGTTCCTCGCTG ATACACGCTAGTGAAACGGAAAATTTTTTGAGTGATAAATGCCTGGATGACGAAAAGATTTTTCAAGGTGCACTAAACGTGTTGGAACAAGAATTGTGTCCTGAGGAGCATTTACTGAATCCGGACAGTGATTATCTGAAGTGTGTTGCCCAGGGTCTATTTTACAAG TTTGCATTGACCGTAATCGGTGAAAAATCATCTTCGTTCTTGAAATCTGGCGCGCATAACTTAGTACGTGATATCATGGTCGGCAAGCAGGACTATGATACCGATTCAAAAGAATGGCCCGTTAATCAACCGACGATAAAAATAGAAGCGCGGGCACAATGTTCAG GGGAAGCGAAATACATCGATGATATGTCTTTGCGAGCTGATGAACTGCACGGAGCCTTTGTTTTGAGCACCATGGCTAATTGTTCAATTGATAAGATAGACGCCTCTGAAGCATTG AAAATGGAAGGAGTCGTTGCTTTTCTTGATGCGAAAACCATTAAGACTGgcaatttatttgtttttgcccATGGCGCCTTCGACAGCGAAACCGACGAAGAG GTATTTAGTTCTGGTAAGGTGCTGTATTCTGGCCAATCTCTTGGGCTCATTGTAGCCCATACACAGAGCCAAGCAGCCCAGGCGGCTAAATTGGTTCGAGTTTCTTATAAAGACTGTCAAATtcccgttttgaaaattaaggATGCAATGAAGCATCCAGAAAGAACAATGATCCATGCTGCTGGTCCGCCCAACGTTTTTGACGTTGGTGACGTAAAAG ATGGTTTCTCTCAATCTGAAACCGTTGTCGAGGGTGAGTTTGAAATTGGCACCCAATATCATTTTTATATGGAAACTCTGGTTGCCGCATGCGTTCCAGTAGAGGATGGCATGGATGTCTTTTGCGCAACCCAAGATCAAGACGCAGTGCAAAATGCCGTGGCTCGTTGTCTGAGCCTTAATAAGGCGCA AGTGAACGTTGAAACTCGCCGATTGGGCGGTTCATATGGTGGTAAAATATCACGCTCTACACTAGTTGCTGTGGCCTGCGCTATAGCGGCCTCCGAACTGTCTAAACCCGTTCGAATTTCCTTGGACTTGGATTCTAACATGGCACTCGTTGGTGGACGTCTTCCGTACTATTGCCAATATAAG GCTGGTACCGATAAGAATGGGCTTCTACAAGCTGTGGATTTGACGATAGTCAGCGATTGTGGTGGCAATTTTAACGAAGGAACCGCTTTTTTTGCTGCTTCTTTTGCTAAAAATTGCTACGCGGCAAAATCTTGGAAATTTACTCCTTTGTTGGTGCAAACAGATACGCCTTCAAACACATACTGTCGAGCTCCTG GAACTACGCAAGGGATCGCAATTATTGAAAATTTGATCGAGCATTTGGCGAAAATCCGTAAGGAGGATCCCCTTGAATTCCGGCTGAAAAACCTAAATATTAGCGGAAACGATGAAGCCAATTCCATGCGAAAGATCATTGACGAGCTACGCCGCTCGTCGAATTTTGATAAACGTCTAGTCGAG ATAAAAGAATTCAACTTGAACAATCGATGGAAAAAACGCGGAATTAATCTGCTCCCTATGGTTTACCCCGTTGaatcttttccttttcgttaCAACGTTCTGGTAGCTATTCACCATGACGGTGGATCTGTATCCGTTTCTCATGGTGGTATTGAATGTGGCCAAGGGATTAACACCAAA GTTGCGCAAGTTGTGGCAAGAGAACTTGGCATTGACCTCTCGCTGGTTTCGATCAAGCCAACTAACACGCTGACAAATACTAATGGATCGGTCACCGGAGGCAGTGTAACGAGTGAGATGAACTGCTAT GCTGCCATGAAAGCGTGCCAAGAGTTAATGAACAGGATGCTTCCCATTAAAGAGAAATCACCAGATGCCAGCTGGACCGCACTTGTGGAAAACTGTTTTAATTCTAACGTCGATCTAACTGCTCGCCAtta TTATACATCTGATGACAAGGTAAAAGGATACATCATTCACGGCGCTACCGTCTCAGAAGTGGAAATCGATGTTTTGACGGGGGAGAAACTG CTTCGCAGAGTAGACATCCTTGAAGATGCTGGACAGAGCATAAGTCCGTTAATAGATATTGGACAAATCGAGGGGGCATTTATGATGGGAGTTGGGCTATGGACAAGCGAGAAGATTACG tATGATCCAGTAACGGGGCAAAAGTTAAGTCGTGGGACTTGG AACTACAAACCTCCATTGAATACTGACGTTCCAGTGGATTTCCGTGTCACAATGATGAAAAACGCAGCCCACCCATTCGGCATTTTACGCTCTAAAG CTACTGGTGAACCGCCATTGTGCATGTCAGTCTCTGTTCTTTTCGCTTTGCGCAACGCTGTGGATGCTGCTCGAAGTGATGCTGGCAATTCGGATTGGTATCAGATGG ATGGTCCAGCAACTATAGACAAACTTCATAAGATGATGTTGACAAACCCAGCGCAGTATTTGTTCCAatga